CAGTGCTGGTGCAGGCTGTTAATAGGCATTTTTGTGCATTAGAGCAAAAAACACAGAAAACCGCTTGTGAATTTCAAAAACTTCGTATTTTTGCATCCCATCAATCACAAACGGGGGATTAGCTCAGCTGGCTAGAGCGCTTGCATGGCATGCAAGAGGTCATCGGTTCGACTCCGATATTCTCCACCAAACGGCTCCGGTATTCCGGAGTCGTTTTTGTTTTATGACCTATTATTGCTATATCATTTATTCTCGTCACCTTGACCGGTTCTACGTTGGCCATACGGAAGATCTCACAATTCGTGTTGATCAGCACAAATCAGGAGCATCCAAATATACCAGCAAGGCCACCGATTGGGAGTTGGTCTATAAA
This DNA window, taken from Bacteroidota bacterium, encodes the following:
- a CDS encoding GIY-YIG nuclease family protein encodes the protein MTYYCYIIYSRHLDRFYVGHTEDLTIRVDQHKSGASKYTSKATDWELVYK